The sequence below is a genomic window from Escherichia marmotae.
GCGGTAACCATCCTCGAAAACTGCGGTAAGAAATTTGAAAACCCGGTTTACTGGGGTGTGGATCTCTCTTCCGAGCATGAACGTTACCTGGCAGAAGAACACTTTAAAGCGCCGGTAGTCGTGAAAAACTATCCGAAAGACATTAAAGCGTTCTACATGCGCCTTAACGAAGACGGTAAAACCGTTGCAGCAATGGACGTTCTGGCTCCGGGTATCGGTGAGATCATTGGTGGTTCCCAGCGTGAAGAGCGTCTGGACGTTCTGGACGAACGTATGCTGGAGATGGGCCTGAATAAAGAAGATTACTGGTGGTATCGCGATCTGCGTCGCTACGGTACTGTTCCACATTCCGGTTTTGGTCTTGGTTTTGAACGCCTGATCGCCTACGTGACTGGCGTTCAAAACGTGCGTGACGTAATTCCGTTCCCACGCACTCCACGTAACGCCAGTTTCTAATTTAACTTTTCCGAGAGCCAGCACCCGCTGGCTCTTTTTTATCCCCTTCTGTCAAGTTATCTGTTTGTTAAGTCAATCAATCTAATTGCAACCCTGCCAAAGCAATCTTCCTGTTACGGAATGTTTCTTTGCAACATTTGCGAACAAAAAATAACCCATAGCCTTATTGCGGATTAGTCATTTCTTATCTGATAGCACAATTTTTATACTTATTATTGGCTTTCTGGATGGCTGAAAGTGTATTAGAGAGAAGTCACAGAGAGAAATCATCAGAAAGAAAATTTCTGTTTAGTTAGATTTAATATAAGTAAATCATATACATATATAAGATCCGCCATAAATATCATTAAATCCTGGTGGAAATATGACGGTGTTCACAAAGCTCCTTAAAATTAATATTTGGTTACACATTTTTTCTTTTTGTAACCATATCTTTATCTTTGTAGCACTTTCACGGTAGCGAAACGTTAGTTTGAATGGAAAGATGCCTGCAGATACATAAAGACACCAAACTTTCATCAATAGCTCCGTAAATATTTATTGACGAAACTTATTGACGGCAGTGGCAGGTGTCATAAAAAAAACCATGAGGGTAATAAATAATGATGAAGCGCAACATTCTGGCAGTGATCGTCCCTGCTCTGTTAGTAGCAGGAACTGCAAACGCTGCAGAAATCTATAACAAAGATGGCAACAAAGTAGATCTGTACGGTAAAGCTGTCGGTCTGCACTATTTTTCCAAGGGTAACGGTGAAAACAGTTACGGTGGCAATGGCGATATGACCTATGCCCGTCTTGGTTTTAAAGGGGAAACTCAAATCAATTCTGATCTGACCGGTTACGGTCAGTGGGAATACAACTTCCAGGGTAACAACTCTGAGGGTTCTGATGCCCAAAATGGCAACAAAACCCGTCTGGCGTTCGCTGGTCTGAAATTTGCTGATGCTGGCTCAATCGATTACGGTCGTAACTATGGTGTTGTTTATGACGCACTGGGTTACACCGATATGCTGCCGGAATTTGGTGGTGACACTGCATACAGCGATGACTTCTTCGTTGGTCGTGTTGGCGGCGTTGCAACTTACCGTAACTCCAACTTCTTTGGTCTGGTTGACGGCCTGAACTTCGCTGTTCAGTACCTGGGTAAAAACGAACGCGACACCGCACGTCGTTCTAACGGCGACGGTGTTGGCGGCTCCATCAGCTACGAATTCGAAGGCTTTGGTATCGTTGGTGCTTATGGTGCTGCTGACCGTACAAACTTGCAGGAAGCCCAGCCTCTCGGCCAGGGTAAAAAAGCTGAACAGTGGGCTACTGGCCTGAAGTACGATGCGAACAACATCTACCTGGCAGCAAACTACGGTGAAACCCGTAACGCTACGCCGATCACCGGCGGCTTTGCTAACAAAACGCAAGATATCCTGTTAGTTGCACAATACCAGTTTGACTTCGGTCTGCGTCCGTCCATCGCTTACACCAAATCTAAAGCGAAAGACGTAGAAGGTGGTATCGGTGATGTTGATCTGGTGAACTATGTTGAAGTGGGCGCAACCTACTACTTCAACAAAAACATGTCTACCTATGTTGACTACATCATCAACCAGATCGATTCTGACAACAAACTGGGCGTAGGTTCTGACGACACAGTTGCTGTGGGTATCGTTTACCAGTTCTAATAGCAGACCTCTTTGTTAAATGCCGAAAAAACAGGACTTTGGTCCTGTTTTTTTTATGCCTTCCAGAGCAATCTCACGTCTTGCAAAAACAGCCGGCGTTTTAATCAGTAATAGTTGGAATTTTGTAAATCTCCCGTTACCCTGATAGCGGACTTCCCTTCTGTAACCATAATGGAACCTCGTCATGTTTGAGAACATTACCGCCGCTCCTGCCGACCCGATTCTGGGCCTGGCCGATCTGTTTCGTGCCGATGAACGTCCCGGCAAAATTAACCTCGGGATTGGTGTCTATAAAGATGAGACGGGCAAAACCCCGGTACTGACCAGCGTTAAAAAGTCTGAACAGTATCTGCTCGAAAATGAAACCACCAAAAACTACCTCGGCATTGACGGTATTCCTGAATTTGGTCGTTGCACCCAGGAACTGCTGTTTGGTAAAGGTAGCGCCCTAATCAACGACAAACGCGCCCGCACAGCTCAGACCCCTGGTGGTACTGGTGCGTTACGCGTGGCTGCCGATTTCCTGGCAAAAAATACCGACGTTAAGCGTGTGTGGGTGAGCAACCCTAGCTGGCCGAACCATAAGAGCGTCTTTAACTCTGCAGGTCTGGAAGTACGTGAATACGCTTATTACGACGCGGAAAAACATACTCTGGACTTCGACGCCCTGATTAACAGTCTGAACGAAGCCCAGGCTGGCGACGTGGTGCTGTTCCACGGTTGCTGCCATAACCCAACCGGCATTGATCCTACACTGGAGCAATGGCAAACGCTGGCGCAGCTTTCCGTTGAGAAAGGCTGGTTACCGCTGTTTGACTTTGCTTACCAGGGTTTTGCTCGCGGTCTGGAAGAAGATGCTGAAGGTCTGCGCGTTTTCGCAGCTCTGCATAAAGAACTGATCGTCGCCAGTTCCTACTCTAAAAACTTTGGTCTGTACAACGAGCGTGTAGGCGCATGTACGCTGGTTGCTGCGGACAGTGAAACCGTGGATCGCGCATTCAGCCAGATGAAAGCGGCGATTCGTGCGAACTATTCTAACCCACCCGCGCACGGAGCTTCGGTTGTTGCCACTATCCTGAGTAATGATGCGTTACGTGCTATCTGGGAACAAGAGCTGACTGATATGCGTCAGCGTATTCAGCGTATGCGTCAATTGTTCGTTAATACGCTGCAGGAAAAAGGCGCAAACCGCGACTTCAGTTTCATTATCAAACAAAACGGCATGTTCTCTTTTAGCGGTCTGACTAAAGAACAGGTACTGCGTCTGCGTGAAGAGTTTGGCGTGTATGCTGTGGCTTCCGGTCGTGTGAACGTAGCCGGGATGACGCCAGACAACATGGCTCCGCTGTGCGAAGCGATTGTGGCTGTGCTGTAAGCATTAAAACCAATGAAGCCCGCTGTGAAAGCGGGCTTTTTTATGCGCCTTTACCAGACGGGAATTTCGTCTTGCAGGAAGGGGTTATGCAACCGTTCATAGCCGAGGGTGGATAACGGCCCGTGCCCTGGAATAAACGTCACATCATCGCCAAGCGGCAGCAGTTTATCTTTGATAGAGGAGATCAGTTGATTATGGTCGCCACGTGGGAAGTCACTGCGCCCTACTCCACCTTTGAAAATGACGTCGCCAGAAATCAGCAGTTTTGACTGATTATCAAAAAAGACCACATGACCCGGTGTATGCCCTGGGCAATGTAACACCTGTAAAGTCACATTCCCTATGCTGATCGTGTCGCCTTCATTCAGCCAACGATCCGGCGTCAGTGGCTGACACTCATCCAGGCCAAACATGCGGCTTTGCGCAGGCAAGCCTTGCAGCCAGAACTCATCTTCCTTTTCCGGACCAAGTACTGGCACGCCGTAATGTTTTGCCAGTTCCGCCGCTGCACCAACGTGATCCAGATGGCCATGTGTCAGTAGGATCTGCATCAGCGTCAGGCCGCTGGCATCAACTTCCTGTTTAATTTTTTCCGCATCACCGCCAGGATCAACCAGTGCTGCCAGGCGAGTTTGTTCACACCAGATCAATGAGCAGTTCTGGGAGAATGCAGTGACCGGAATAATACGATAATTCATACTGCCCCTGTTTCGTTAAGCGATTGCTACCAGTGCCGTGCAGGTCCGGTATCAATATGCACAAAGTTACTACGTGGGTAATATCCTACACCACCTGCGCGCATAGATAACGCGGCTTTGCGAATATTGCTTAACGCGACGCCTTCAATATGGAAATCCATCGCCTGGCCTTTGGTGTGATAGCTTTTCTTCGCTACTCCACGGCTGTGTGCGCGTAATTCATTATTGGTGTCGATAGAACGGTAACCAGAAATTAACTGTACCGGCTTGCGAGTACCTAACAGACCTTGCAGGCGATACAACTGGTCGAATAATCCTGGATCGATGGACTTTATTTTGTTCGCGCGGAAATCGCGGAAAAAATGGTTTAGTTTTGCCAATTCTTCCTGAATATAGCCTCTGCCATCGAAAAACTCCGCTTTAATTGACTCTCCAGTATGGAGATTGTTGAGTGTCAAAATACGCGGGCGTGGGGTGGAGAGTGTCGCAAACGCAGGGGTCGGCAAGATGGCAGCACCAAGTGCAACGCCACCAAGCGCCAGTAGTTTGCGGCGATTAGCGTCGAATTTGTCCATGGTAATCAAGTCTACAGGTCAATGTTATCGTTTATATGCACTTCTGGCGCACAAGAGTGCACCTTAACCGCCCATAAAGCTAACGTCAAGGTGACTCAACCCCAGCTGTGATGGGGGCTACCAGGAATAGCCCCCAATCATGCCAATTATTACGACAACTGATTTCCCCGAACTACTTCATTTACCTGATTAATTGTTCCGCTTTCGATACAATTTGCGAGCTGGATCGCGCAGGCAGATCATAATTGTAAATATCTGTACGATATTGAGTACGCCCATCTGCGCCGACAAATGCTGTCAGGTAGTAGAGATTAACCGGGATAGACTGACGGATATTGACGTAACGGGTATCTCCCTGCTTCAGAGCATCGGAAATACGCTTGTCATTCCAGCCTGCATCCTGCAACAGCATGTTTGCAAGATCGGATGCCTTATTCACCCTCACACAGCCAGAACTCAACGCACGCGTATCACGCTTGAACAGATTGTGATTAGGCGTGTCATGTAAGTAGATAGCGTCTGAACTCGGCATATTAAATTTATACCGTCCTAGCGAATTTCGTGGGCCTGGAGCTTGCTGAAAGCGGAACGGTAAATTCGACGCGGTAATCGTCGACCAGTCAACCTGCCACGGGTCAATTGCTTCTTTGCTGTTCCAGCCACGTATCACCGTATAGCCATGGCTTTCCAGATAGCCCGGATCATTACGCACTTTCGGCAGAATATCTTTGCGTGCCAGCGTCGGCGGTACGTTCCACGGCGGATTCACTACCACATTGTTTAAGGCACTGCTCATCATTGGTGTTTTGCGGTCAGGACGGCCGACAATCACCCGCGAGTCCAGCACCTGATTACCGTTCTGGTAATAGACCAAAGAATAGGCCGGTATATTGACCATGATGCCGGTAGAAAGCTCCGCAGGTAGCAAACGTAAACGCTGGATGTTGAGCGCCAACACACCTGCACGCTGTGCAGGTGTCACATTGAGCCAATCACGTGTGGCTGGACCAATAGCACCATCTGCCCCCAATCCTTGCCATGCCTGAAAACGTTTAACCGCTTCAACAAGCTCATTATCGTAGGCGGCACGTACAGTTGGCTTAGGT
It includes:
- the gloC gene encoding hydroxyacylglutathione hydrolase GloC — encoded protein: MNYRIIPVTAFSQNCSLIWCEQTRLAALVDPGGDAEKIKQEVDASGLTLMQILLTHGHLDHVGAAAELAKHYGVPVLGPEKEDEFWLQGLPAQSRMFGLDECQPLTPDRWLNEGDTISIGNVTLQVLHCPGHTPGHVVFFDNQSKLLISGDVIFKGGVGRSDFPRGDHNQLISSIKDKLLPLGDDVTFIPGHGPLSTLGYERLHNPFLQDEIPVW
- the ldtD gene encoding L,D-transpeptidase, coding for MLLNMMCGRRLSAISFCLAVTFAPLFSVQADEPEVIPGDSPVAVSEQGDVLPQAQATAIMAGIQPLPEGAAENARTQIESQLPAGYKPVYLNQLQLLYAARDMQPMWENRDAVKAFQQQLAEVAIAGFQPQFNKWVELLTDPGVNGLARDVVLSDAMLGYLHFVANIPVKGTRWLYSSKPYALSTPPLSVINQWQVALNNGQLPTFVAGLAPQHPQYAAMHESLLTLLSDTKPWPQLTGKATLRPGQWSNDVPALREILQRTGMLDGGPKIALPGDETPADAVVSPSAVAVETAEKQTKFLSKPKPTVRAAYDNELVEAVKRFQAWQGLGADGAIGPATRDWLNVTPAQRAGVLALNIQRLRLLPAELSTGIMVNIPAYSLVYYQNGNQVLDSRVIVGRPDRKTPMMSSALNNVVVNPPWNVPPTLARKDILPKVRNDPGYLESHGYTVIRGWNSKEAIDPWQVDWSTITASNLPFRFQQAPGPRNSLGRYKFNMPSSDAIYLHDTPNHNLFKRDTRALSSGCVRVNKASDLANMLLQDAGWNDKRISDALKQGDTRYVNIRQSIPVNLYYLTAFVGADGRTQYRTDIYNYDLPARSSSQIVSKAEQLIR
- the aspC gene encoding aspartate transaminase, producing the protein MFENITAAPADPILGLADLFRADERPGKINLGIGVYKDETGKTPVLTSVKKSEQYLLENETTKNYLGIDGIPEFGRCTQELLFGKGSALINDKRARTAQTPGGTGALRVAADFLAKNTDVKRVWVSNPSWPNHKSVFNSAGLEVREYAYYDAEKHTLDFDALINSLNEAQAGDVVLFHGCCHNPTGIDPTLEQWQTLAQLSVEKGWLPLFDFAYQGFARGLEEDAEGLRVFAALHKELIVASSYSKNFGLYNERVGACTLVAADSETVDRAFSQMKAAIRANYSNPPAHGASVVATILSNDALRAIWEQELTDMRQRIQRMRQLFVNTLQEKGANRDFSFIIKQNGMFSFSGLTKEQVLRLREEFGVYAVASGRVNVAGMTPDNMAPLCEAIVAVL
- the ompF gene encoding porin OmpF, producing MMKRNILAVIVPALLVAGTANAAEIYNKDGNKVDLYGKAVGLHYFSKGNGENSYGGNGDMTYARLGFKGETQINSDLTGYGQWEYNFQGNNSEGSDAQNGNKTRLAFAGLKFADAGSIDYGRNYGVVYDALGYTDMLPEFGGDTAYSDDFFVGRVGGVATYRNSNFFGLVDGLNFAVQYLGKNERDTARRSNGDGVGGSISYEFEGFGIVGAYGAADRTNLQEAQPLGQGKKAEQWATGLKYDANNIYLAANYGETRNATPITGGFANKTQDILLVAQYQFDFGLRPSIAYTKSKAKDVEGGIGDVDLVNYVEVGATYYFNKNMSTYVDYIINQIDSDNKLGVGSDDTVAVGIVYQF
- a CDS encoding YcbK family protein — encoded protein: MDKFDANRRKLLALGGVALGAAILPTPAFATLSTPRPRILTLNNLHTGESIKAEFFDGRGYIQEELAKLNHFFRDFRANKIKSIDPGLFDQLYRLQGLLGTRKPVQLISGYRSIDTNNELRAHSRGVAKKSYHTKGQAMDFHIEGVALSNIRKAALSMRAGGVGYYPRSNFVHIDTGPARHW